A genomic window from Gymnodinialimonas ceratoperidinii includes:
- a CDS encoding class I SAM-dependent methyltransferase, translating to MGMSDTALFMGQLLRRPHQIVALAPSAPGLCAEMTRELDPARGPVLELGAGTGNITQAILASGIAPEACHSIEMNPEFCDRLRARFPGLNLHQMSAGECGALPLRNVQAVISGLPLLSMPIGLQRAILGGALRLLAPGGEFVQFTYGPKPPLARAVREELGLTWRESAKIWWNMPPARVYRFARTQSCRMDARTHRG from the coding sequence ATGGGAATGAGCGACACCGCGCTTTTCATGGGCCAGCTGCTGCGCCGTCCGCATCAGATCGTGGCGCTCGCGCCCTCGGCCCCGGGTCTATGCGCCGAGATGACCCGCGAGTTGGACCCCGCCCGTGGCCCGGTCCTCGAGTTGGGGGCGGGCACCGGTAACATCACCCAGGCAATCCTGGCCTCCGGCATCGCGCCCGAGGCCTGTCATTCGATCGAGATGAACCCCGAATTCTGCGACCGTCTGCGCGCCCGGTTTCCGGGACTCAACCTGCACCAGATGAGCGCCGGGGAGTGCGGCGCCTTGCCCCTGCGCAATGTACAGGCCGTGATCTCTGGCCTGCCACTGTTGTCGATGCCCATAGGCTTGCAACGCGCCATCCTTGGAGGAGCGCTCAGGCTGCTGGCCCCGGGCGGTGAGTTCGTGCAATTCACCTACGGGCCAAAACCGCCGCTCGCCCGTGCCGTGCGCGAGGAACTGGGCCTGACATGGCGCGAGAGCGCGAAGATCTGGTGGAACATGCCCCCCGCCCGCGTGTATCGTTTCGCCCGAACGCAAAGCTGTCGCATGGACGCCCGGACGCACCGCGGGTAG
- the fumC gene encoding class II fumarate hydratase, translated as MTKTRTETDSFGPLEVPADKYWGAQTQRSILNFPIGWEKQPVAIVRALGVIKRACAEANQARDKLAGIGDAMIEAAQEVIDGKLDDNFPLVVWQTGSGTQSNMNANEVIANRAIEILGGEIGSKDPVHPNDHCNMGQSSNDTFPTAMHIATAMTARDVTLPGLRKLHEALEKKVAEFEGIIKIGRTHTMDATPLTLAQEFGGYAHQVKKSIERVETALGDIYELAQGGTAVGTGLNTPRGWGEEVAANMARITGLPFVTAPNKFEALAAHDAMVAMSGALKATAAALFKIANDIRLLGSGPRCGLGELMLPENEPGSSIMPGKVNPTQCEALTQVCAHVFGNDAAVGFAGSQGHFELNVYKPMMAYNVLQSMQLIGDACVAFSDNCVSGIEANEARIEKIMNESLMLVTALAPTIGYDNATTVAKTAHKNGTTLKQEAIALGFVDEETFDRVVRPEQMIGPK; from the coding sequence ATGACCAAGACCCGCACCGAGACCGACAGCTTTGGCCCCTTGGAGGTCCCCGCCGACAAGTACTGGGGCGCGCAGACGCAACGCTCGATCCTAAACTTCCCCATCGGGTGGGAGAAGCAACCCGTCGCCATCGTCCGCGCGCTCGGCGTGATCAAGCGTGCCTGCGCCGAGGCCAACCAGGCCCGTGACAAGCTGGCCGGTATCGGCGACGCGATGATCGAGGCGGCGCAGGAGGTCATCGACGGCAAGCTGGACGACAATTTCCCGCTGGTGGTCTGGCAGACGGGCTCCGGCACCCAGTCCAACATGAACGCCAACGAGGTGATCGCCAACCGCGCGATTGAGATCCTCGGCGGCGAGATCGGCTCCAAGGACCCGGTGCACCCCAACGATCACTGCAACATGGGCCAGTCGTCGAACGACACCTTCCCCACCGCCATGCATATCGCGACCGCGATGACCGCGCGCGACGTGACCCTGCCGGGCTTGCGCAAGCTGCACGAGGCGCTGGAGAAGAAGGTGGCGGAGTTCGAGGGCATCATCAAGATCGGCCGCACCCACACGATGGACGCCACGCCGCTGACGCTGGCGCAGGAATTCGGCGGCTATGCACACCAGGTGAAGAAGTCCATCGAACGCGTCGAAACCGCGCTCGGCGATATCTACGAGCTGGCCCAGGGCGGCACCGCCGTCGGTACCGGGCTGAACACGCCCAGGGGTTGGGGCGAGGAAGTCGCCGCCAACATGGCGCGGATCACCGGCCTGCCCTTCGTCACCGCCCCCAACAAGTTCGAGGCGCTGGCCGCCCATGACGCGATGGTTGCCATGTCGGGCGCGCTCAAGGCCACCGCCGCCGCGCTCTTCAAGATCGCCAACGACATCCGTCTTCTGGGCTCCGGTCCGCGCTGTGGTCTGGGTGAGCTGATGCTGCCCGAGAACGAGCCCGGCTCCTCCATCATGCCCGGCAAGGTCAACCCGACCCAGTGCGAGGCGCTCACCCAGGTCTGCGCCCATGTCTTCGGCAACGACGCCGCCGTGGGTTTCGCGGGCTCGCAGGGGCACTTCGAGCTGAACGTCTACAAGCCGATGATGGCCTACAACGTGCTGCAGTCCATGCAGCTGATCGGGGATGCCTGCGTGGCCTTCTCCGACAATTGCGTGAGCGGCATCGAGGCCAACGAGGCGCGGATCGAGAAGATCATGAACGAGTCGCTCATGCTGGTGACGGCGCTGGCGCCGACCATCGGCTACGACAATGCCACGACCGTCGCCAAGACCGCGCA